In Jejubacter calystegiae, the following are encoded in one genomic region:
- a CDS encoding oligogalacturonate lyase family protein: protein MAKGMRVDLTYHVSRDPDTGAEVTRLTPPEVTCHRNYFYQKCFTRDGSHLLFAGEFDGHWNYYLLDLANRQAVQLTEGPGDNTFGGFLSPDDRFLYYVKNDRTLFEVSLETLAEREVYRVPDEWVGYGTWVANSDCTKLVGIEIAKSDWVPLSDWQIFHDFFHKGPHCRLLRVDLQSGDSATIHEGKIWLGHPIYRPFDDSTVAFCHEGPHDLVDARMWLVNEDGSNVRKVKEHAEGESCTHEFWVPDGSALIYVSYLKGQQGRTIFRFEPESGVNEALMQMPACSHLMSNFDGTLLVGDGSGTPVDVKDTGGYSIENDPYLYVFDVARKAWFRVARHDTSWETFANSRQVTHPHPSFTPDDSAVLFTSDKDGKPALYIAKLPAQREMMTA, encoded by the coding sequence ATGGCTAAAGGAATGCGGGTAGACCTGACTTATCACGTCAGTCGCGACCCGGATACCGGCGCGGAGGTAACCCGTTTAACTCCCCCTGAAGTAACCTGCCACCGTAATTATTTCTATCAGAAATGCTTTACCCGGGATGGCAGTCACCTGCTGTTCGCCGGGGAGTTCGATGGCCACTGGAACTATTACCTGCTGGATCTGGCGAACAGGCAGGCAGTTCAGTTAACCGAAGGCCCGGGCGACAACACCTTTGGCGGTTTCCTCTCTCCTGACGATCGCTTCCTGTACTACGTAAAAAACGATCGCACCCTGTTCGAAGTCTCTCTGGAAACCCTGGCAGAGCGCGAGGTGTACCGCGTGCCGGATGAGTGGGTGGGTTACGGCACCTGGGTTGCCAATAGCGACTGCACCAAACTGGTGGGGATCGAGATCGCCAAAAGCGACTGGGTGCCCCTGAGCGACTGGCAGATCTTCCATGACTTCTTTCATAAAGGCCCCCACTGCCGCCTGCTGCGCGTCGATCTGCAAAGCGGTGACAGCGCTACGATCCACGAAGGCAAAATATGGCTGGGGCACCCTATCTACCGGCCGTTTGACGACAGCACCGTCGCCTTCTGCCACGAAGGGCCGCACGACCTGGTCGATGCCCGTATGTGGCTGGTCAATGAAGATGGCAGCAACGTCCGTAAAGTTAAAGAGCACGCCGAAGGCGAGAGTTGCACCCATGAATTCTGGGTGCCGGATGGCTCTGCGCTGATCTACGTCTCTTATCTGAAAGGGCAACAGGGACGCACCATCTTCCGTTTCGAACCTGAAAGCGGTGTGAACGAAGCGTTGATGCAGATGCCCGCCTGTTCGCATCTGATGAGCAATTTCGACGGAACGCTGCTGGTCGGCGACGGTTCCGGCACCCCGGTAGACGTGAAGGATACCGGTGGCTACAGCATCGAAAACGATCCTTATCTGTATGTTTTTGATGTCGCGCGCAAAGCCTGGTTCCGGGTGGCGCGCCACGATACATCCTGGGAAACCTTCGCCAACAGCCGCCAGGTGACCCATCCACACCCCTCCTTTACGCCGGATGACAGTGCAGTGCTGTTTACTTCTGATAAAGACGGTAAACCGGCGCTCTATATCGCGAAGCTGCCAGCGCAGCGAGAAATGATGACTGCCTGA
- a CDS encoding LysR family transcriptional regulator — MPAINLRQIEIFHAVMTAGNLTEAARLLHTSQPTVSRELARFETLLGLQLFTRARGRLHPTVQGLRLFEEVQRSWYGLDRILSTAESLRDFRQGELSVACLPVFSHSLLPELVQPFLARYPELSLSIVPQESPLLEEWLSAQRHDLGLTETATAPAGTERIPLLTLNEVCVLPAGHPLAAKAQLTPGDFSGENYISLSRTDSYRQLLDSLFQQHEVRRRMVLETHSAASVCAMVRAGVGVSVVNPLTALEYAASGVVVRPFSIEVPFTVSLIRPLHRPASALVDAFCAHLASGVARFSQR, encoded by the coding sequence ATGCCTGCCATCAACCTGCGCCAGATCGAAATCTTTCACGCGGTCATGACCGCCGGAAACCTGACCGAGGCCGCACGACTGCTGCACACCTCCCAGCCGACGGTCAGCCGCGAACTGGCACGCTTTGAAACGTTGCTGGGGCTTCAGCTCTTTACCCGGGCCAGAGGGCGCCTGCATCCCACGGTACAGGGGCTGCGGCTGTTCGAAGAGGTGCAGCGTTCATGGTATGGACTGGACCGGATTCTCAGTACGGCGGAGAGTCTGCGCGACTTCCGCCAGGGCGAGCTTTCCGTTGCCTGCCTGCCGGTATTTTCCCATTCGCTGCTGCCGGAACTGGTACAGCCCTTTCTGGCCCGCTACCCGGAACTGAGTCTGAGCATTGTGCCCCAGGAGTCACCGCTGTTGGAGGAGTGGCTTTCCGCCCAGCGCCACGATCTGGGCCTGACCGAGACCGCCACGGCACCCGCCGGTACCGAGCGTATTCCTCTGCTCACGCTGAACGAGGTTTGCGTACTGCCCGCCGGGCATCCGCTGGCCGCAAAGGCGCAGCTGACGCCTGGCGATTTCAGCGGCGAAAACTATATCAGCCTGTCGCGCACCGACAGCTATCGCCAGCTACTGGATTCGCTGTTTCAGCAACACGAGGTACGGCGCCGGATGGTACTGGAAACCCACAGCGCCGCGTCGGTCTGCGCCATGGTGCGCGCCGGAGTGGGCGTGTCAGTGGTGAATCCGCTAACCGCACTGGAATACGCCGCCAGCGGCGTGGTGGTGCGGCCATTCAGCATTGAAGTGCCCTTTACCGTCAGCCTGATTCGCCCGCTGCATCGCCCGGCTTCAGCGCTGGTCGATGCCTTCTGCGCTCATCTGGCAAGCGGGGTGGCGCGGTTTTCTCAGCGCTAA
- a CDS encoding ABC transporter ATP-binding protein, which yields MAEVIFNKLQKVYSNGFQAVHGIDLTIAEGEFMVIVGPSGCAKSTTLRMLAGLETISGGEVRIGERVVNNLAPKERGIAMVFQNYALYPHMTVRENLAFGLKLSKMPKDEIKRQVEEAAKILELEELLDRLPRQLSGGQAQRVAVGRAIVKKPDVFLFDEPLSNLDAKLRASMRIRISDLHKQLKQSGKPATTVYVTHDQTEAMTMGDRICVMKLGHIMQVDTPDNLYHHPKNMFVAGFIGAPEMNIRPSRLVEKAGRLHITLGDESLDLGARHQQKLAGHRDEEIFYGVRPEFVSVSDEPFSQGGIRGDMVRVENMGHEFFVYLKVAGYELTARVPSDEIRPMLDKGLNRQVWFRFDMDKCHIFDAKTEQNISL from the coding sequence ATGGCTGAAGTGATTTTCAACAAACTGCAGAAGGTCTACTCCAACGGTTTTCAGGCGGTACACGGTATTGACCTGACCATTGCCGAAGGCGAATTTATGGTGATTGTCGGCCCTTCCGGCTGCGCTAAATCCACCACCCTGCGCATGCTGGCCGGTCTGGAGACCATCAGCGGCGGCGAAGTACGCATCGGCGAGCGGGTGGTCAATAATCTGGCGCCCAAAGAGCGCGGTATCGCCATGGTGTTCCAGAACTATGCGCTCTACCCCCATATGACGGTGCGCGAAAACCTCGCTTTCGGCCTGAAGCTCAGCAAAATGCCAAAGGATGAGATCAAGCGACAGGTGGAAGAAGCGGCAAAGATCCTTGAGCTGGAAGAGCTGCTGGACAGGCTGCCGCGCCAGCTTTCTGGCGGCCAGGCCCAGCGCGTGGCAGTCGGCCGCGCCATCGTGAAAAAACCGGACGTGTTCCTGTTCGACGAACCGCTCTCCAACCTGGACGCCAAACTGCGCGCTTCCATGCGTATTCGTATCTCCGATCTGCATAAACAGCTGAAGCAGAGCGGTAAACCGGCCACCACGGTGTACGTCACTCACGATCAGACTGAAGCCATGACCATGGGCGATCGCATCTGCGTGATGAAGCTCGGCCATATCATGCAGGTGGATACCCCGGACAACCTCTACCACCACCCGAAAAACATGTTCGTTGCAGGCTTTATCGGCGCGCCGGAGATGAATATTCGCCCGTCCCGCCTGGTGGAAAAAGCAGGCCGCCTGCATATCACACTGGGCGACGAAAGCCTGGATCTGGGGGCCCGCCATCAGCAGAAGCTGGCCGGTCATCGCGATGAAGAGATTTTCTACGGCGTGCGCCCGGAATTTGTCTCTGTTTCCGATGAACCGTTCTCACAAGGCGGCATTCGCGGCGATATGGTGCGGGTGGAAAATATGGGCCATGAATTCTTCGTCTACCTGAAGGTCGCGGGTTATGAGCTGACAGCGCGAGTACCTTCCGACGAGATCCGACCGATGCTAGACAAGGGGCTAAACCGTCAGGTCTGGTTCCGATTCGATATGGATAAATGCCATATCTTCGACGCAAAAACCGAACAGAACATCTCTCTGTAA
- the yajD gene encoding HNH nuclease YajD — MALIPKNYARLESGYREKALKIYPWVCGRCAREFVYSNLRELTVHHIDHDHTNNPEDGSNWELLCLYCHDHEHSKYTEADQYGTSVVAGEDAQQDVAAATYNPFADLKSMLNNKK; from the coding sequence ATGGCACTGATCCCAAAAAACTACGCGCGGCTGGAAAGCGGCTATCGTGAGAAAGCACTGAAAATCTATCCCTGGGTATGCGGGCGCTGCGCGCGGGAGTTTGTCTATTCAAACCTGCGCGAGCTCACGGTTCACCATATCGATCACGACCATACCAATAACCCGGAAGATGGCAGTAACTGGGAGTTGCTGTGCCTTTACTGCCATGACCACGAACACTCGAAGTACACCGAGGCCGACCAGTACGGCACCAGCGTAGTGGCGGGGGAAGACGCCCAGCAAGACGTTGCGGCGGCAACCTATAATCCCTTTGCCGATTTAAAGTCGATGCTGAATAACAAGAAGTAG
- a CDS encoding amino acid racemase, with the protein MNTIGLLGGMSWESTIPYYRLINEGIRERLGGLHSGQILLHSVDFHEIEACQASGEWERAGAILTDAANGLQQAGAQGIVLCTNTMHKVAPAIEAGCELPFIHIADATGEAIRGRGLTKVALLGTRYTMEQDFYRGRLQDSYAIETLIPNEQQRALINRVIFDELCMGQFSERAKRDYQAIIAALVAQGAQGVIFGCTEIGMLLNQQDCPVPVFDTAALHAEAAVSFMLG; encoded by the coding sequence ATGAACACGATAGGGCTGCTCGGGGGCATGAGCTGGGAATCCACCATTCCTTACTACCGGCTAATTAATGAGGGCATCCGGGAACGCCTTGGCGGACTGCATTCGGGGCAAATTTTGCTGCACAGCGTCGACTTCCATGAGATAGAAGCCTGCCAGGCTTCGGGTGAATGGGAGCGGGCGGGGGCGATACTGACCGACGCTGCGAATGGTCTACAACAGGCTGGCGCTCAGGGCATTGTGCTGTGTACCAACACCATGCATAAGGTAGCCCCGGCCATTGAGGCGGGCTGTGAACTGCCATTTATCCACATTGCGGATGCTACCGGCGAGGCTATTCGGGGTCGTGGATTAACAAAGGTCGCACTGCTTGGCACTCGCTATACCATGGAACAGGACTTTTACCGTGGGCGGTTGCAGGACAGCTACGCCATTGAAACGCTGATCCCGAACGAACAACAGCGGGCGCTGATCAACCGGGTGATTTTCGACGAGCTATGCATGGGGCAGTTTAGCGAACGTGCAAAGCGTGACTACCAGGCGATTATCGCAGCGCTGGTGGCCCAGGGCGCTCAGGGGGTTATCTTTGGCTGCACCGAGATAGGTATGCTGCTGAACCAGCAGGACTGCCCGGTGCCGGTCTTTGATACCGCGGCGCTGCATGCCGAAGCGGCAGTGAGTTTTATGTTGGGTTGA
- the lysA gene encoding diaminopimelate decarboxylase, with protein MPHSLDHTDSALNAATLLTLPSRFGGPLWVYDADIIRGQIAKLRQFDVIRFAQKACSNTHILRLMREQGVRVDSVSLGEIERALAAGYTPEEIVFTADLIDEPTLARVSELGIAVNAGSVDMLEQLGQVSSGHPVWLRVNPGFGHGHSQKTNTGGENSKHGIWHQDLPLALAAIERYGLRLVGIHMHIGSGVDYGHLEQVCGAMVDLVLSVGQDLEAISAGGGLSIPYRDGEASVDTGHYYGLWSAARERIAERLGHPVTLEIEPGRFLVAEAGVLMTQVRSVKQMGSRHFVLVDAGFNDLMRPAMYGSYHDISALAADGRDLSAAPAQETVVAGPLCESGDVFTQLEGGMVETRLLPSVAPGDWLVIHDTGAYGASMSSNYNSRPLLAEVLFDGGQARLIRRRQTIEELLALENV; from the coding sequence GTGCCACACTCTCTTGACCATACCGACAGCGCGCTTAATGCCGCTACGCTGCTGACGCTGCCTTCCCGCTTCGGCGGCCCGCTCTGGGTTTATGACGCGGATATTATCCGTGGTCAGATAGCCAAACTGCGCCAGTTCGACGTGATTCGCTTTGCCCAGAAGGCCTGCTCCAATACCCATATTCTGCGCCTGATGCGAGAGCAGGGCGTGCGGGTGGATTCGGTTTCCCTGGGGGAGATCGAACGGGCGCTGGCGGCAGGGTATACCCCAGAGGAGATCGTCTTCACCGCCGATCTGATCGATGAACCGACTCTGGCACGGGTCAGCGAGCTGGGTATTGCGGTTAACGCAGGATCGGTGGATATGCTGGAGCAGCTTGGTCAGGTATCTTCCGGCCATCCGGTCTGGCTGCGGGTAAACCCCGGTTTCGGTCACGGCCACAGCCAGAAGACCAACACCGGCGGTGAAAACAGCAAGCACGGTATCTGGCATCAGGATCTTCCACTGGCGCTGGCGGCTATTGAGCGTTACGGCCTGCGGCTGGTAGGGATTCATATGCATATCGGATCCGGAGTGGATTACGGGCATCTGGAGCAGGTGTGCGGTGCCATGGTCGATCTGGTGTTGTCTGTGGGTCAGGATCTGGAAGCCATCTCTGCGGGGGGCGGTCTGTCGATTCCCTATCGCGACGGCGAAGCGTCGGTGGATACCGGGCACTACTACGGGCTGTGGAGCGCGGCCCGGGAGCGGATAGCCGAACGGCTGGGGCACCCGGTCACGCTGGAGATCGAGCCGGGGCGCTTCCTGGTAGCCGAAGCCGGTGTACTGATGACCCAGGTGCGCAGCGTTAAGCAGATGGGCTCGCGCCACTTTGTGCTGGTGGACGCCGGATTTAACGATCTGATGCGTCCGGCGATGTATGGCAGCTACCATGATATTTCGGCGCTGGCGGCGGATGGTCGCGATCTTAGCGCCGCGCCCGCGCAGGAAACCGTGGTGGCAGGGCCGCTGTGTGAATCAGGAGATGTCTTTACCCAGCTGGAAGGGGGCATGGTGGAAACTCGCCTGCTGCCGTCGGTCGCGCCGGGTGACTGGCTGGTGATCCACGATACCGGCGCTTACGGCGCCTCGATGTCATCCAACTACAACAGTCGTCCGCTACTGGCGGAAGTGCTGTTCGACGGCGGTCAGGCGCGCCTTATCCGTCGGCGCCAGACCATTGAAGAGCTACTGGCGCTGGAGAACGTCTGA
- a CDS encoding carbohydrate ABC transporter permease, which yields MNENKLLGLAWISPYVIGLIIFTAFPFISSFALSFTEYDLMNPPEYVGLENYSYMLTGDDLFWKSMGVTFAYVFLTIPLKLAFALGIAFVLNFKLRGIGFFRTAYYIPSILGSSVAIAVLWRALFAIDGLLNSFIGVLGFDPVNWLGEPSLALMSVTLLRVWQFGSAMVIFLAALQNVPQSQYEAAMIDGASKWQMFMKVTVPLITPVIFFNFIMQTTQAFQEFTAPYIITGGGPTHYTYLFSLYIYDTAFKYFDMGYGAALAWVLFLVVAVFASIAFKSSKYWVFYSADKGGKNG from the coding sequence ATGAATGAAAACAAGCTGCTGGGACTGGCCTGGATATCACCCTATGTCATCGGGCTGATTATCTTTACCGCCTTCCCGTTCATTTCATCCTTCGCGCTCAGCTTTACCGAGTACGATCTGATGAACCCGCCAGAATACGTCGGACTGGAAAATTACAGCTATATGCTGACCGGGGATGACCTGTTCTGGAAGTCCATGGGGGTCACCTTCGCCTACGTTTTCCTGACCATCCCGCTAAAGCTGGCGTTTGCGCTGGGTATCGCTTTTGTCCTTAACTTCAAGCTGCGGGGCATCGGCTTCTTTCGTACCGCCTACTATATCCCGTCGATTCTGGGTAGCTCAGTAGCTATTGCCGTACTGTGGCGTGCCCTGTTCGCCATCGATGGCCTGCTTAACAGCTTTATCGGCGTGCTGGGCTTTGACCCGGTGAACTGGCTGGGCGAACCCTCTCTGGCGCTGATGTCGGTCACCCTGCTGCGCGTCTGGCAGTTTGGTTCGGCGATGGTGATCTTCCTGGCCGCGCTGCAGAACGTGCCGCAGTCCCAGTACGAAGCCGCTATGATCGACGGCGCATCGAAATGGCAGATGTTTATGAAGGTAACCGTACCGCTGATCACGCCGGTTATCTTCTTCAACTTCATTATGCAGACCACTCAGGCGTTCCAGGAGTTTACCGCCCCTTACATCATTACCGGCGGCGGCCCGACCCACTACACCTATCTGTTCTCACTCTATATCTACGATACCGCATTCAAATACTTCGATATGGGTTATGGCGCTGCGCTGGCATGGGTGCTGTTCCTGGTGGTGGCGGTCTTTGCCTCCATAGCCTTTAAGTCGTCGAAATACTGGGTCTTCTACTCCGCCGATAAGGGAGGCAAAAATGGCTGA
- a CDS encoding carbohydrate ABC transporter permease, with translation MADIQPINDVSGSTAEQEVKRTLRREKINAWIRYTILIAVGLLMLYPLAWMFSAAFKPNHEIFTTLGLIPENPTTDGFANGWKTGTEYTFGHYMLNTFQYVIPKVLLTIISSTVVAYGFARFEIPWKKFWFATLIATMLLPSTVLLIPQYLMFREMGLLDSYLPLYLPMAFATQGFFVFMLIQFLRGVPRDMEEAAQIDGCNSFQVLWYVVVPILKPAIISVALFQFMWSMNDFIGPLIYVYSVDKYPIALALKMSIDVTEGAPWNEILAMAGISILPSIIIFFLAQRYFVQGVTSSGIKG, from the coding sequence ATGGCTGATATTCAACCCATTAATGATGTGTCGGGCAGCACGGCGGAACAGGAAGTCAAACGCACCCTGAGACGCGAAAAGATCAACGCCTGGATCCGCTATACCATTCTGATCGCGGTCGGACTGCTGATGCTCTATCCGCTGGCATGGATGTTCTCGGCGGCCTTTAAGCCGAACCATGAGATCTTCACCACCCTGGGGCTGATTCCGGAAAATCCCACCACGGATGGCTTTGCCAACGGCTGGAAGACCGGTACCGAATACACCTTCGGTCACTATATGCTGAATACTTTCCAGTATGTGATCCCCAAGGTGTTGCTGACCATTATCTCTTCCACCGTGGTGGCATACGGCTTTGCCCGCTTTGAGATTCCGTGGAAGAAGTTCTGGTTCGCTACGCTTATCGCCACCATGCTGCTGCCGAGTACCGTGCTGTTGATTCCTCAGTACCTGATGTTTCGCGAAATGGGCCTGCTGGACAGCTACCTGCCGCTCTATCTGCCAATGGCGTTCGCCACCCAGGGCTTCTTTGTTTTTATGCTGATTCAGTTCCTGCGCGGCGTACCGCGCGACATGGAAGAAGCAGCGCAGATAGACGGCTGCAACTCCTTCCAGGTGCTGTGGTACGTGGTGGTGCCGATCCTCAAGCCCGCCATTATCTCGGTCGCACTGTTCCAGTTTATGTGGTCGATGAACGACTTTATCGGGCCGCTGATCTACGTCTACAGCGTGGATAAATATCCCATCGCCCTGGCGCTGAAAATGTCCATCGACGTGACTGAAGGGGCGCCGTGGAACGAAATTCTGGCAATGGCAGGCATCTCTATTCTGCCGTCCATCATCATCTTCTTCCTGGCTCAGCGCTACTTCGTACAGGGCGTGACCAGCAGTGGAATTAAAGGATAA
- a CDS encoding cupin domain-containing protein encodes MFTFYDQTTLEDLGDGVQRRILAHDGKMMAVEVSFEAGAVGPMHNHPHEQLTYVLSGEFDFTIGDETHRVRAGDTLYKEPHIMHGCVCISAGKLLDTFTPVREDFLDK; translated from the coding sequence ATGTTTACCTTTTACGACCAAACCACTCTGGAAGATCTGGGCGATGGCGTACAGCGTCGCATTCTGGCGCACGACGGCAAAATGATGGCGGTAGAGGTCAGCTTTGAAGCGGGTGCCGTGGGGCCGATGCATAATCATCCCCACGAACAGCTGACCTATGTGCTGTCCGGCGAGTTTGATTTCACTATTGGCGATGAAACCCACCGCGTCCGCGCCGGCGATACCCTGTATAAGGAGCCACACATCATGCACGGCTGCGTCTGCATCAGCGCAGGCAAACTGCTCGATACCTTCACGCCCGTGCGCGAAGATTTTCTGGATAAATAA
- the kduD gene encoding 2-dehydro-3-deoxy-D-gluconate 5-dehydrogenase KduD, which yields MILDSFSLQGKVAIVTGCDTGLGQGMALGLAQAGCDIVGINIVEPTETIEQVTAQGRRFLSLTADLRKIDAIPELLERAVAEFGHIDILVNNAGLIRRQDAVDFSEQDWDDVMNLNIKTVFFMSQAVAKQFIAQGNGGKIINIASMLSFQGGIRVPSYTASKSGVMGITRLMANEWAKHNINVNAIAPGYMATNNTQQLRADEQRSAEILERIPAGRWGLPSDLMGPIVFLASSASDYVNGYTVAVDGGWLAR from the coding sequence ATGATTCTGGATTCATTCTCACTGCAGGGCAAAGTGGCTATCGTGACCGGCTGCGACACCGGTCTGGGGCAGGGCATGGCGCTGGGCCTGGCTCAGGCGGGCTGCGATATCGTCGGTATCAATATCGTTGAGCCGACCGAAACCATTGAACAGGTGACTGCCCAGGGGCGTCGCTTCCTGAGCCTGACCGCCGATCTGCGTAAAATCGATGCCATTCCGGAACTGCTTGAGCGCGCGGTAGCTGAGTTCGGTCATATCGATATTCTGGTCAATAACGCAGGCCTTATCCGCCGCCAGGACGCAGTCGATTTCAGCGAACAGGACTGGGACGATGTGATGAATCTGAACATCAAAACGGTCTTCTTTATGTCCCAGGCGGTGGCGAAGCAGTTTATCGCTCAGGGGAATGGCGGCAAGATTATCAACATCGCTTCAATGCTTTCATTCCAGGGCGGCATCCGGGTGCCTTCCTATACCGCTTCCAAGAGCGGCGTCATGGGCATTACCCGCCTGATGGCCAACGAGTGGGCAAAACACAATATCAATGTTAACGCCATCGCGCCTGGCTATATGGCCACTAACAACACCCAGCAGCTGCGTGCCGATGAACAGCGTAGCGCCGAGATTCTGGAACGTATTCCGGCGGGCCGCTGGGGTCTGCCGTCTGACCTGATGGGGCCCATCGTATTCCTGGCGTCCAGCGCTTCTGACTACGTAAATGGCTATACCGTGGCCGTTGACGGCGGCTGGCTGGCCCGCTAA
- a CDS encoding ABC transporter substrate-binding protein has product MKKIVLSALVTSALALSALPSFAAEQVDLRMSWWGGNGRHQQTLKALEEFHKQHPNIRVKAEYTGWDGHLSRLTTQIAGRTEPDLMQTNWNWLPIFSKNGNGFYDLNQVGDALDLNQFDPKELQTTTIDGKLNGIPISVTARIFYYNDQTWKKAGISYPKTWDELMAAGKTFEQKLGKQYYPVVLEHQDVLALLNSWMVQKYNQPAIDEKGKKFAWSKEQWIEFFQMYKKLVDSHVMPDSKHYASFGKNNMYEMRPWIEGEWAGTYMWNSTITKYSDNLKPPAKLELGDYPMLPDAKDAGLFFKPAQMFSIGRSTKHPKEAAILMNFLLNSQEGVEALGLERGVPLSKAAVAQLTADGTIKDEDPAVAGLKLAQSLPNHVTTSPYFDDPQIVSLFGTAIQYIDYGKKSVEETAADFQRQGDRILRRAMR; this is encoded by the coding sequence ATGAAAAAAATAGTCTTAAGTGCGCTGGTCACCTCTGCCCTGGCACTCAGCGCCCTGCCCTCTTTTGCGGCAGAGCAGGTCGATTTACGGATGTCCTGGTGGGGCGGTAATGGCCGCCACCAACAAACCCTGAAGGCGCTGGAAGAATTCCATAAACAGCACCCCAATATTCGGGTTAAAGCGGAATACACTGGCTGGGACGGGCACCTTTCCCGTCTGACCACCCAGATAGCCGGACGCACCGAGCCGGATCTGATGCAGACCAACTGGAACTGGCTGCCGATCTTTTCGAAAAACGGCAACGGGTTTTACGACCTTAACCAGGTGGGCGATGCGCTCGATCTTAACCAGTTCGATCCCAAAGAACTGCAAACCACCACGATCGATGGCAAGCTGAACGGGATCCCGATCTCGGTGACCGCCAGGATCTTCTACTACAACGATCAGACCTGGAAGAAGGCCGGTATCAGCTACCCCAAAACCTGGGATGAACTGATGGCGGCCGGTAAAACCTTTGAACAAAAACTGGGTAAGCAGTACTACCCGGTAGTGTTGGAACACCAGGACGTGCTGGCGCTACTGAACTCCTGGATGGTACAGAAGTACAATCAGCCAGCCATTGACGAAAAGGGCAAGAAATTTGCCTGGAGCAAAGAGCAGTGGATCGAGTTCTTCCAGATGTACAAAAAGCTGGTGGATAGCCACGTGATGCCGGACAGTAAACACTACGCCTCATTCGGTAAGAACAATATGTATGAGATGCGCCCCTGGATCGAAGGCGAGTGGGCGGGTACCTACATGTGGAACTCTACCATCACCAAGTATTCCGACAACCTGAAGCCACCTGCAAAACTGGAACTGGGTGACTACCCGATGCTGCCAGACGCCAAAGATGCTGGTCTGTTCTTTAAACCGGCTCAGATGTTCTCTATCGGCCGCAGCACCAAACATCCGAAAGAGGCGGCGATTCTGATGAACTTCCTGCTCAACAGTCAGGAAGGGGTCGAGGCGCTGGGGCTTGAGCGTGGCGTACCACTAAGTAAAGCGGCGGTAGCACAGCTGACCGCAGACGGCACCATTAAAGATGAGGATCCGGCGGTGGCCGGGCTGAAGCTGGCGCAGTCGCTGCCGAACCACGTTACGACATCGCCCTACTTCGACGATCCGCAGATAGTCTCCCTGTTTGGCACCGCCATTCAGTATATCGATTATGGTAAGAAATCGGTGGAGGAGACCGCCGCCGACTTCCAGCGCCAGGGCGACCGTATTCTGCGCCGCGCCATGCGCTAA